A single Dermacentor albipictus isolate Rhodes 1998 colony chromosome 3, USDA_Dalb.pri_finalv2, whole genome shotgun sequence DNA region contains:
- the LOC139057280 gene encoding uncharacterized protein — MAEHCANNDPMSGGVGVAAGDSPGLCVSQKIHWPHNVTCYLVKFYRQTPCLWDHSHRDYSDKAAKERALQQFSNETGYPVEAVRKKLINLRNQFTNEWQKMDRSSNSAKPYRTKWAFYKSLTFLKDVVLPRKPRNALHHEGVHMRMPPMGVQGFDSRSMDMSPSFGFARERRLQDVPQFHHDGLRLENSAQNHQNHRVSHNNEDSSHLDGASGGPALLDGVGSQHQDGHRDGSSHQTPPQHQPPQDQDVTVIGAGADADDLELSQSSNSLVLSPEVTLEEPSSSERRILPAEDDGFHQDIRPTYTFPGERYGDIQRGDHVDAFTCYIGTELRRIPDEETVGQLKLQILKLIFDAQATTVAYGNAHPQQ, encoded by the exons ATGGCCGAGCACTGTGCCAACAACGACCCAATGTCCGGCGGGGTCGGTGTTGCGGCGGGAGACAGCCCCGGCCTGTGCGTGAGCCAGAAGATCCACTGGCCGCACAACGTCACCTGCTACCTGGTCAAGTTCTACCGGCAGACGCCCTGTCTGTGGGACCACTCGCACCGCGACTACAGCGACAAGGCGGCCAAGGAGCGCGCCCTGCAGCAGTTCTCCAATGAGACCGGCTACCCCGTCGAGGCCGTGCGCAAGAAGCTCATCAACCTGCGCAACCAGTTCACCAACGAGTGGCAGAAGATGGACCGCAGCAGCAACTCGGCCAAGCCGTACCGAACCAAGTGGGCCTTCTACAAGTCCCTCACTTTCCTCAAGGATGTCGTACTGCCACGAAAGCCCAGGAACGCCTTGCAT CACGAGGGCGTACACATGAGGATGCCTCCGATGGGCGTCCAGGGTTTCGACTCCCGCTCGATGGACATGAGCCCGAGCTTTGGTTTTGCCAGGGAGCGGCGGCTCCAAGATGTCCCGCAGTTCCATCACGACGGCCTGCGACTCGAGAATTCTGCGCAGAACCATCAGAACCACAGGGTATCGCACAACAACGAAGACTCCTCGCACCTCGACGGGGCCTCCGGCGGGCCCGCGCTGCTGGACGGCGTAGGGTCGCAGCACCAGGACGGCCACCGAGACGGCTCTTCGCATCAGACGCCGCCGCAGCACCAGCCGCCTCAGGACCAGGACGTGACCGTGATCGGGGCGGGCGCCGACGCGGACGACCTGGAGCTGTCGCAGTCCAGCAACTCGTTGGTGCTCTCGCCCGAGGTGACGCTCGAGGAGCCGTCGTCCAGCGAGAGGAGGATCCTCCCG GCGGAAGATGACGGGTTCCACCAAGATATACGACCAACGTACACATTTCCAGGGGAGCGTTACGGCGACATCCAGAG GGGCGACCACGTGGACGCATTCACGTGCTACATCGGCACCGAGCTGCGACGCATTCCGGACGAGGAGACTGTGGGCCAGCTGAAGCTGCAGATCCTCAAGCTCATCTTCGACGCCCAGGCGACCACCGTCGCCTATGGCAACGCGCACCCACAGCAGTGA